The Setaria italica strain Yugu1 chromosome IX, Setaria_italica_v2.0, whole genome shotgun sequence genome has a window encoding:
- the LOC101763238 gene encoding dehydrin HIRD11: protein MSGIIHKIEETLHMGGDHKKEEEHKKAEAHKKAEEHHKKDGEHKEGIVDKIKDKITGEHGDKSGEHKDHKDHKEKKDKKKKKEKKHGEGHHDGHSSSSSDSD from the coding sequence ATGTCGGGCATCATCCACAAGATCGAGGAGACCCTCCACATGGGGGGCGACcacaagaaggaggaggagcacaagaAGGCGGAGGCGCACAAGAAGGCCGAGGAGCACCACAAGAAGGACGGGGAGCACAAGGAGGGCATCGTCGACAAGATCAAGGACAAGATCACCGGCGAGCACGGCGACAAGTCCGGCGAGCACAAGGACCACAAGGACcacaaggagaagaaggacaagaagaagaagaaggagaagaagcacgGCGAGGGACACCACGACggccacagcagcagcagcagcgacagCGACTGA